A genomic stretch from Pontivivens ytuae includes:
- a CDS encoding OmpA family protein, giving the protein MKAVSSVMIAGAALALAACAQQEEVLVVEEPAVETVATEYTVFFGFDRADLTDLGAQTVSEAAAAATSVGASSVSVVGHTDTVGSVQYNQGLSEARAATVVGAMVADGVNPAIITASGRSELELAVPTEDGVREPRNRRVEIGIN; this is encoded by the coding sequence ATGAAAGCTGTTTCTTCCGTCATGATTGCGGGTGCTGCACTCGCACTCGCAGCCTGCGCCCAGCAGGAGGAAGTCCTTGTCGTCGAGGAGCCGGCGGTTGAGACCGTCGCGACCGAGTACACGGTGTTCTTCGGCTTCGATCGTGCCGACCTGACCGATCTCGGCGCGCAGACCGTGTCCGAGGCAGCTGCTGCCGCAACCAGCGTTGGCGCATCCTCCGTCTCCGTCGTGGGCCACACCGACACCGTCGGCTCCGTCCAGTACAACCAGGGCCTCTCCGAGGCACGCGCGGCCACCGTCGTGGGCGCAATGGTTGCGGACGGCGTGAACCCGGCAATCATCACGGCATCCGGCCGCTCCGAGCTCGAGCTCGCAGTGCCGACCGAAGACGGCGTGCGCGAGCCGCGCAACCGCCGCGTGGAAATCGGCATCAACTGA
- a CDS encoding PhzF family phenazine biosynthesis protein has protein sequence MTIEHLAAFSDGDHGGNPAGVLLGDAHPDVERMQAIAADLGYSETAFAAPEGDGWHVRYFAPASEVPFCGHATIALGATLGAAHGPGTYALRTAGGAVTLTAERVGNGWRAEFTSPPARHQAIGEEALDEILALFGLTATDLAPEWPPVLAEAGARHAVLRLADRARLATMDYDLTAGKALMETHGLVTIALVHLDADGVFHARNAFASGGVLEDPATGAAAAAMVGWLRDSGLLTGPLTILQGHDMGVPCQLEAEALPEPGAGVRVGGTIRRIR, from the coding sequence ATGACCATCGAACATCTCGCCGCCTTCAGCGATGGCGATCACGGCGGCAACCCGGCGGGCGTCCTGCTCGGCGACGCCCATCCCGATGTGGAGCGGATGCAGGCCATCGCGGCGGATCTCGGTTATTCGGAGACGGCCTTCGCCGCGCCGGAGGGCGACGGCTGGCATGTCCGCTACTTCGCCCCGGCGAGCGAGGTGCCGTTCTGCGGGCACGCGACGATCGCGCTCGGCGCGACGTTGGGCGCAGCACACGGCCCGGGGACCTACGCGCTGCGCACGGCCGGCGGAGCGGTGACGCTGACGGCGGAGCGCGTCGGGAACGGCTGGCGCGCGGAGTTCACCTCGCCCCCGGCGCGGCATCAGGCGATTGGGGAAGAGGCGCTGGATGAGATCCTCGCCCTCTTCGGTCTCACGGCCACTGACCTCGCCCCCGAATGGCCGCCGGTGTTGGCGGAGGCCGGGGCGCGCCACGCGGTGCTGCGCCTCGCGGACCGGGCGCGGCTGGCGACGATGGACTATGACCTGACCGCGGGCAAGGCGCTGATGGAAACGCACGGGCTCGTCACCATCGCCCTCGTCCACCTGGACGCGGACGGCGTGTTCCACGCCCGCAACGCCTTCGCCTCCGGTGGCGTGCTGGAGGATCCGGCGACGGGTGCAGCCGCCGCGGCCATGGTCGGCTGGCTGCGTGACAGCGGCCTCCTCACCGGGCCGCTCACCATCCTGCAAGGCCACGACATGGGCGTTCCCTGCCAGTTGGAGGCAGAGGCGCTGCCCGAACCGGGCGCAGGTGTCCGGGTCGGCGGAACAATCCGTCGTATTCGTTAA
- a CDS encoding molecular chaperone DjiA codes for MSIWSRINDAIGALRSGESLSAVFERLRTPPERSVAFTIAVIALGAKMAKADGHVTRDEVTAFREVFHIAPADEEKAAKVFNLARQDSAGYEAYAERIASMFVEEKAALEDLLEGLFHIAVADGVYHPAENDFLRRTAEIFGLGERCFRAIRARQVPDAEPDPYDVLGITPEMSLEEMRTRWRDLVRETHPDRMVARGVPEEAVKLATRRLAAINRAWEEVLQERTAA; via the coding sequence ATGTCGATCTGGTCCCGCATAAACGATGCCATCGGTGCGCTCCGCTCCGGCGAGAGCCTGTCGGCGGTGTTCGAGCGTCTGCGCACGCCGCCCGAACGCTCCGTCGCGTTCACCATCGCGGTTATCGCGCTGGGGGCGAAGATGGCGAAGGCGGACGGGCACGTGACCCGCGACGAGGTGACGGCCTTCCGCGAGGTCTTCCACATCGCCCCTGCCGATGAGGAGAAGGCGGCGAAGGTCTTCAACCTCGCCCGACAGGACAGTGCGGGGTACGAGGCCTATGCCGAGCGCATCGCCAGCATGTTCGTCGAGGAAAAGGCGGCGCTGGAAGATCTGCTCGAAGGTCTCTTCCACATCGCCGTCGCCGACGGGGTCTATCACCCAGCGGAAAACGATTTCCTGCGCCGCACGGCAGAGATCTTCGGTCTGGGCGAGCGGTGCTTCCGCGCGATCCGTGCGCGTCAGGTCCCGGATGCGGAGCCCGATCCCTACGACGTGCTCGGCATCACGCCGGAGATGTCGCTGGAGGAGATGCGCACCCGCTGGCGCGATCTGGTGCGTGAGACGCATCCCGACCGCATGGTCGCCCGCGGCGTGCCGGAGGAGGCGGTGAAGCTCGCCACCCGCAGGCTCGCCGCGATCAACCGGGCCTGGGAGGAAGTGCTGCAAGAACGCACCGCTGCCTGA
- a CDS encoding OmpA family protein, which translates to MKSVTTALIGASAVLGACAHVQEAPPPPPPPPAVEAPAATEYTVFFGFDRADLTDLGQQTVSEAASAAMAGGATSVSVVGHTDTSGSVEYNQGLSEARASTVVGAMVADGVNPAIITASGRSENDLAVPTEDGVREPRNRRVEIGLSN; encoded by the coding sequence ATGAAGTCCGTTACCACCGCATTGATTGGTGCCTCCGCGGTACTCGGCGCATGTGCTCACGTCCAGGAGGCGCCGCCGCCCCCTCCGCCCCCGCCCGCCGTCGAGGCTCCCGCCGCGACCGAATACACCGTCTTCTTCGGCTTCGACCGCGCTGACCTGACCGATCTCGGCCAGCAGACCGTGTCCGAAGCCGCGTCGGCCGCGATGGCCGGTGGTGCGACGTCGGTGTCGGTCGTCGGGCACACCGACACCTCCGGCTCCGTCGAATACAACCAGGGTCTGTCGGAGGCGCGCGCCTCCACCGTCGTGGGCGCGATGGTCGCCGACGGCGTGAACCCCGCGATCATCACCGCGTCGGGCCGGTCCGAGAACGACCTCGCCGTGCCGACCGAGGACGGCGTGCGCGAGCCGCGCAACCGCCGGGTGGAGATCGGCCTGTCCAACTGA
- a CDS encoding GNAT family N-acetyltransferase, producing the protein MARTTTKGKHMAGEIRDARPDDAVAIAAIWNRVIRETTATFTTEEKGEGALRTWLATQQAAGRPVLVLDDGGCVGFATWGRFRGGPGYAHVAEITVYLAEDAQGAGGGRRLLTALEERAQTAGLERLIAGISGENEAAIAFHRRCGFEEAGRIPGAGRKFDRLLDLVLMHKPL; encoded by the coding sequence TTGGCGCGCACCACGACGAAGGGCAAGCACATGGCAGGCGAGATCAGGGACGCGCGGCCCGACGACGCGGTGGCGATCGCGGCGATCTGGAACCGGGTGATCCGCGAGACGACGGCGACCTTCACGACCGAGGAGAAGGGCGAGGGCGCGCTACGCACGTGGCTCGCCACGCAACAGGCGGCGGGGCGACCGGTGCTGGTCCTCGACGATGGCGGCTGCGTGGGTTTCGCGACGTGGGGCCGGTTCCGCGGCGGGCCGGGCTACGCGCATGTGGCGGAGATCACGGTTTACCTGGCGGAGGACGCGCAGGGGGCAGGCGGCGGTCGCCGGCTGCTCACAGCACTTGAGGAGCGGGCGCAGACGGCGGGCCTCGAACGGCTGATCGCGGGGATCAGCGGGGAGAACGAGGCGGCCATCGCCTTCCACCGCCGCTGTGGTTTCGAAGAGGCCGGGCGCATTCCGGGCGCGGGGCGCAAGTTCGATCGCCTGCTCGATCTGGTCCTGATGCATAAGCCGCTCTGA
- a CDS encoding hydantoinase B/oxoprolinase family protein — MSGAWDFWIDRGGTFTDIVARDPEGGLHTAKLLSENPEQYEDAALEGIRRFLGVDGTIPLARVASVKMGTTVATNALLERKGDRTALVITRGLADQLRLGYQHRPRLFDRHIVLPEMLYETVVEADERVRADGTVVRPLDEAALRDALKGVKGQGIDALAIVFVHGYRHQAHEAAAAKIARDLGFAQVSVSHEVSPLMKMVSRGDTTVVDAYLSPILRRYVDRVAGAFDGDPAGKLMFMQSSGGLTDARMFQGKDAILSGPAGGVVGAVRTSEIAGFEKIIGFDMGGTSTDVCHYAGEYERVLNTEVAGVRITAPMMNIHTVAAGGGSLLTFDGQRMRVGPESAGADPGPACYGRGGPLAVTDANVLTGKLRPEFFPAIFGPDADRPLDVDATRAAFEALAVEAGMAPEEMADGFLRIAVENMANAIKKISVQRGYEVSKYCLTVFGGAGAQHACAIADTLGMETCLIHPLASLLSAYGMGLADIRASRQQALELELGDASRLEAANIIESLMAQTADEVIAQGVGEEALRFDKVLNLKVKGTDTALPIPFDTLDALRTAFDTAHKQRFGFAPGDVPLVIESVAVEAVGEAADLSENRHETDTRDEIYDTALTAPIYAGGWHDARFVRREVLRPGDTLTGPAVLVEPHTSIVIEPGWQARITAHDHVTLHRIEPRENAFAVGTEADPVMLEVFNNLYMSIAEQMGAVLENTAASVTIKERLDFSCAVFDAEGDLIANAPHMPVHLGSMGASVKAIIAQNPDMGPGDVYVLNAPYNGGTHLPDITVVQPVFSEGGDLLFFTSARGHHTDVGGLTPGSMPPDSRTIHDEGALIDNWKLVDAGRFREGETRDLLLSAKYPVRAVDTNIADLKAQVASCEKGAQELLKMVALFGLDVVRAYMDHVQNNAEECVRRAIETLHDAEYTYAMDPDFDGNPREIRVKISVDREARSARIDFTGTTGQLATNYNAPEPVTRAAVLYVFRLLVDDDIPMNEGVMKPLEVVLPQGTMLSPEYPAAVIAGNVETSQAVTSALLLALGVQAAAQSTMNNTTFGNATYQYYETICGGSGAGVLNNGKGHPGTGGVHTHMTNSRLTDPEVLEWRFPVVLDEFSLRRGSGGEGRFRGGDGTRRRIRFLEEMTLAVLSGHRTLPPPGLDGGGPGALGISRVTRADGSEETLRSADKTEMAPGDTYWLDTPSGGGYGRA; from the coding sequence ATGAGCGGAGCGTGGGATTTCTGGATCGACCGCGGCGGCACCTTCACCGACATTGTCGCCCGGGATCCGGAGGGCGGCCTGCATACCGCGAAGCTCCTGTCCGAGAACCCCGAGCAGTATGAGGATGCAGCCCTTGAAGGCATCCGCCGCTTCCTCGGCGTCGACGGCACGATCCCGCTCGCGCGCGTCGCCTCGGTCAAGATGGGCACGACGGTCGCAACCAATGCTCTGCTGGAGCGGAAGGGGGATCGCACGGCGTTGGTCATCACCAGGGGCCTCGCCGATCAGCTCCGCCTCGGCTACCAGCACCGGCCCCGTCTCTTCGATCGGCATATCGTGCTGCCCGAGATGCTCTACGAGACGGTGGTGGAGGCCGACGAGCGCGTGCGTGCCGACGGCACGGTGGTGCGCCCGCTCGACGAAGCCGCGCTGCGCGACGCGCTTAAGGGCGTGAAGGGGCAGGGCATCGACGCCCTCGCCATCGTCTTCGTCCACGGCTATCGGCATCAAGCCCACGAGGCCGCGGCCGCGAAGATCGCCCGCGATCTCGGCTTCGCGCAGGTGAGCGTCAGCCATGAGGTCTCTCCGCTGATGAAGATGGTCTCGCGCGGCGACACGACGGTGGTGGACGCCTACCTCTCCCCGATCCTGCGCCGCTATGTCGATCGCGTGGCAGGCGCCTTCGACGGCGATCCGGCGGGGAAGCTGATGTTCATGCAGTCCTCCGGCGGGCTGACGGATGCGCGCATGTTCCAGGGCAAGGACGCGATCCTGTCCGGTCCCGCCGGCGGCGTGGTCGGCGCCGTCCGCACCTCCGAGATCGCGGGCTTCGAGAAGATCATCGGCTTCGACATGGGCGGCACCTCCACCGATGTCTGCCACTACGCGGGCGAATACGAGCGGGTGCTGAACACCGAGGTCGCGGGCGTGCGCATTACCGCGCCCATGATGAACATCCACACGGTCGCGGCGGGGGGCGGCTCGCTGCTCACCTTCGACGGTCAGCGGATGCGGGTGGGACCCGAGAGCGCGGGCGCCGATCCCGGCCCTGCCTGCTACGGCCGCGGCGGGCCGCTCGCGGTGACGGATGCAAACGTTCTGACCGGCAAGCTGCGGCCCGAGTTCTTCCCCGCCATCTTCGGCCCCGACGCCGACCGCCCGCTCGATGTTGATGCGACCCGCGCCGCCTTCGAAGCACTCGCGGTCGAGGCCGGGATGGCGCCGGAAGAAATGGCCGACGGCTTCCTGCGCATCGCGGTCGAGAACATGGCGAACGCGATCAAGAAGATCTCCGTCCAGCGCGGCTACGAGGTTTCGAAATACTGCCTGACGGTGTTCGGCGGGGCCGGCGCTCAGCACGCCTGCGCCATCGCCGACACGCTGGGAATGGAGACCTGCCTGATCCACCCCTTGGCCTCGCTGCTCTCCGCCTACGGCATGGGACTCGCCGACATCCGGGCGAGCCGCCAGCAGGCGCTGGAACTGGAGCTGGGAGATGCATCGCGGCTGGAGGCGGCGAATATCATCGAGAGCCTGATGGCCCAGACCGCCGACGAGGTGATCGCGCAGGGCGTGGGCGAGGAGGCGCTGCGCTTCGACAAGGTGCTCAATCTGAAGGTGAAGGGGACCGACACCGCGCTCCCCATCCCCTTCGACACGCTCGACGCACTGCGCACGGCGTTCGACACCGCCCACAAGCAACGCTTCGGCTTCGCCCCCGGCGACGTGCCGCTGGTCATCGAGAGCGTCGCGGTGGAGGCGGTGGGCGAGGCCGCGGACCTCAGCGAGAACCGTCACGAAACCGACACGCGCGACGAGATTTATGACACCGCGTTAACCGCGCCGATCTATGCGGGCGGCTGGCATGATGCCCGCTTCGTCCGCCGCGAGGTTCTCCGCCCCGGCGATACGCTCACCGGTCCCGCCGTCCTTGTCGAGCCGCATACGAGCATCGTCATCGAACCCGGGTGGCAGGCCCGGATCACGGCGCATGACCACGTCACCCTCCACCGGATCGAGCCGCGCGAGAACGCCTTCGCCGTGGGGACCGAGGCCGACCCGGTGATGCTGGAGGTCTTCAACAACCTCTACATGTCCATCGCCGAGCAGATGGGCGCGGTGCTGGAAAACACCGCCGCCTCCGTCACGATCAAAGAGCGGCTGGATTTCTCCTGCGCCGTCTTCGATGCGGAGGGCGACCTGATCGCCAACGCGCCGCATATGCCGGTGCATCTGGGCTCGATGGGTGCCTCCGTGAAGGCGATCATCGCGCAGAACCCGGACATGGGGCCGGGCGATGTCTACGTGCTCAACGCGCCCTACAACGGCGGCACGCACCTGCCGGACATCACGGTCGTGCAGCCCGTGTTCTCCGAGGGCGGCGACCTGCTCTTCTTCACCTCCGCGCGTGGACACCATACGGATGTAGGCGGCCTCACCCCCGGCTCGATGCCCCCCGACAGCCGCACGATCCACGACGAGGGCGCGCTGATCGACAACTGGAAGCTGGTCGATGCGGGGCGGTTTCGGGAGGGCGAGACCCGCGACCTCCTCCTCTCCGCCAAGTACCCGGTCCGCGCCGTCGACACCAACATCGCCGATCTCAAGGCGCAGGTGGCAAGCTGCGAGAAGGGGGCGCAGGAGCTCCTGAAGATGGTCGCGCTTTTCGGCCTCGACGTCGTGCGCGCCTACATGGACCATGTGCAGAACAACGCCGAGGAATGCGTGCGCCGCGCCATCGAGACGCTGCACGACGCCGAATACACCTACGCCATGGACCCCGATTTCGACGGCAACCCGCGCGAGATCCGGGTGAAGATCAGCGTGGACCGCGAGGCGCGGTCGGCCAGGATCGACTTCACGGGCACCACGGGCCAGCTCGCCACCAACTACAACGCGCCCGAGCCGGTGACGCGGGCGGCGGTCCTCTACGTCTTCCGCCTGCTGGTCGATGACGACATCCCGATGAACGAGGGCGTGATGAAACCGCTGGAGGTCGTGCTGCCGCAGGGCACCATGCTCTCCCCCGAATATCCCGCGGCAGTGATTGCGGGGAACGTGGAGACGTCGCAGGCCGTGACCTCGGCCCTCCTGCTGGCGCTGGGCGTCCAGGCGGCGGCGCAGTCCACGATGAACAACACGACCTTCGGCAACGCGACCTACCAGTATTACGAGACGATCTGCGGCGGCTCCGGCGCGGGCGTGCTCAACAACGGCAAGGGGCATCCGGGCACCGGGGGGGTGCACACGCACATGACCAATTCGCGCCTGACCGATCCGGAGGTGCTGGAATGGCGCTTCCCGGTGGTGCTCGACGAGTTCTCCCTGCGCCGCGGCTCGGGCGGCGAGGGACGGTTCCGCGGGGGTGACGGCACGCGGCGGCGCATCCGGTTCCTGGAGGAGATGACGCTCGCCGTCCTCTCAGGTCACCGCACGCTGCCGCCTCCCGGCCTGGACGGGGGCGGGCCGGGCGCGCTGGGGATCAGCCGCGTGACCCGTGCGGATGGCAGCGAGGAGACTTTGCGCTCCGCCGACAAGACCGAGATGGCGCCAGGCGACACCTACTGGCTCGACACACCCTCTGGCGGAGGCTACGGGCGCGCCTGA
- a CDS encoding FAD-dependent monooxygenase, with amino-acid sequence MQVDPPFRAAIVGGSVGGLAAALELRLRLGADVAVYERSAGAMQVRGAGVVMQPEIEALLNRIGVGTRAICVELHERVFLKQDGTPQRQQAPQLMTAWDTLYKTMRAHLADACYRQDSRLMSIDQSGDGISIAFADGYDTEADLLIGADGINSTCRALLTDAGSDAQYAGYVAWRGLEEESALPRQLVAALADRFTFYNSPGLQMLCYLVPGADGATRPGARRVNWVCYVNTPEEALVHLMMGRSGTQFRSFLPPGEASEDAMRTVAELAERCLPPLLRDLVAASTLFMQPVQDVDVQPRVHGRAVLLGDAAGTARPHTASGTSKAFGDAALLAEALRDWRGGTPPPTERLEQWDASRNADLTVLARHGRRLAAHSGLGIAAA; translated from the coding sequence ATGCAGGTCGATCCGCCCTTCAGGGCCGCCATTGTCGGGGGATCGGTCGGCGGGCTGGCCGCAGCGCTCGAACTCCGCCTCCGCCTCGGCGCTGACGTCGCGGTCTACGAGCGGTCAGCGGGTGCGATGCAGGTGCGCGGCGCGGGCGTCGTCATGCAGCCGGAGATCGAGGCCCTCCTCAACCGCATCGGCGTCGGCACCCGCGCGATCTGCGTCGAGCTGCACGAGCGGGTCTTCCTCAAGCAGGACGGCACCCCGCAGCGGCAGCAGGCGCCGCAGCTCATGACCGCGTGGGACACACTCTACAAGACGATGCGCGCGCATCTTGCCGATGCCTGCTACCGGCAGGACAGCCGGCTGATGTCGATCGATCAGAGCGGGGACGGGATCTCGATCGCCTTTGCCGACGGCTACGACACGGAGGCGGATCTGCTGATCGGCGCGGACGGCATCAATTCCACCTGCCGCGCGCTGCTGACCGACGCGGGCAGCGACGCGCAATACGCGGGCTACGTCGCCTGGCGCGGGCTGGAGGAAGAGAGCGCCCTGCCCCGCCAGCTGGTCGCGGCGCTGGCCGACCGGTTCACCTTCTACAACAGCCCGGGCCTGCAGATGCTCTGCTACCTCGTGCCGGGTGCGGACGGCGCGACGAGGCCCGGGGCGCGGCGGGTGAACTGGGTCTGCTACGTGAACACGCCGGAAGAGGCACTCGTCCACCTGATGATGGGCCGGTCGGGGACGCAGTTCCGCTCCTTCCTCCCGCCCGGTGAGGCTTCGGAGGACGCGATGCGCACCGTTGCGGAGCTCGCCGAGCGCTGCCTGCCGCCGCTCCTGCGCGATCTGGTGGCGGCGTCGACGCTCTTCATGCAGCCGGTGCAGGACGTGGACGTGCAGCCGCGCGTCCATGGTCGTGCTGTGCTGCTTGGCGATGCGGCGGGGACGGCCCGACCCCACACGGCCTCCGGCACGTCGAAGGCGTTCGGCGACGCCGCCTTGCTGGCGGAGGCCCTGCGGGACTGGCGCGGCGGAACGCCCCCGCCGACGGAGCGCCTTGAACAATGGGACGCGTCGCGAAATGCGGACCTGACAGTGCTCGCCCGCCACGGACGGCGGCTCGCAGCGCATTCGGGGCTGGGTATCGCCGCGGCCTGA